The Manihot esculenta cultivar AM560-2 chromosome 11, M.esculenta_v8, whole genome shotgun sequence genome includes a region encoding these proteins:
- the LOC110626492 gene encoding uncharacterized protein LOC110626492, with protein MHVSRKKKALTDLDGLPKQCEEGVADKATGEEDEDADSTIGEEAEDSSDGEESEEGSPFDPYKLGSEVIVFDPSEGNRDGYGSDDTDYEGEQRDVYLKYRRQYRESEGFDFDDYPKPIKGELFFGVARHVNLEDEDGFYTKGCREALAYAVQEQNKKGANLRHLEIIKANVESIGLYHITFKAEDTKLGETKVYQTKVFYSLVPDRHQDQVFIFRLKEDDKAN; from the exons ATGCACGTCTCCAGAAAGAAAAAAGCATTGACGGATCTAGATGGTCTACCCAAGCAATGCGAAGAAGGAGTTGCCGATAAAGCCACCGGTGAAGAGGATGAAGATGCCGATAGCACCATCGGTGAAGAGGCTGAAGATAGCTCCGACGGTGAGGAAAGTGAGGAGGGCTCCCCGTTCGATCCTTACAAACTCGGTTCCGAAGTAATAGTTTTCGACCCATCCGAGGGTAACAGAGATGGTTATGGATCCGATGACACCGATTACGAGGGCGAGCAGAGGGATGTATATCTTAAATACAGACGTCAGTACAGGGAAAGCGAG ggatttgattttgatgattaTCCCAAGCCAATTAAGGGAGAATTGTTCTTTGGTGTTGCTCGTCATGTCAATTTGGAAGATGAAGATGGCTTTTATACCAAAGGCTGCAGAGAGGCACTTGCATATGCTGTCCAGGAACAGAATAAGAAG GGTGCAAATCTGAGACATCTTGAGATTATCAAGGCAAATGTTGAATCAATCGGATTGTATCACATAACTTTCAAAGCTGAAGATACGAAACTAGGGGAAACCAAAGTTTATCAAACTAAGGTCTTCTATAGTTTGGTTCCTGATCGTCACCAGGATCAAGTCTTTATTTTCAGGTTAAAGGaag